In Aequorivita sp. H23M31, a single window of DNA contains:
- a CDS encoding DUF983 domain-containing protein, whose product MEFFKGTKLYSILTGTCPACHEGEMYVEKNPFIFSKTLKMNDRCSNCNIKFKMEPSFFYGAMYVSYAVGVAVAVATFVIVYLFLGLDRHITFFAIIAMLAILFPIILRVSRNIWINFFIHYDKKAIEKNRQ is encoded by the coding sequence ATGGAATTTTTCAAAGGCACTAAACTATATAGCATTCTCACGGGAACCTGTCCGGCTTGCCATGAGGGCGAAATGTATGTTGAAAAGAACCCTTTTATATTTTCAAAAACCTTGAAGATGAATGATAGATGCAGCAACTGCAACATTAAATTTAAAATGGAACCTTCTTTCTTTTATGGGGCAATGTATGTAAGTTATGCGGTAGGAGTAGCTGTTGCAGTTGCCACCTTCGTAATTGTCTATCTTTTTCTGGGGTTGGATAGGCATATTACTTTTTTTGCAATTATAGCCATGCTGGCCATATTATTCCCAATTATTCTGCGTGTATCCCGAAACATTTGGATTAATTTCTTTATACACTACGACAAGAAAGCTATAGAAAAAAATAGGCAATAG
- a CDS encoding ABC-F family ATP-binding cassette domain-containing protein gives MVNIHNLSVSFQGEYLFEKITFQLKPGDRVGLVGKNGAGKSTLLKVIAGEQEYDSGQIATDKEVSIGFLKQDIDFDKGRTVLEESYEAFTEIKKLEKKLEYINTQLAERTDYESDSYHQLMVDLNDVQHQYEIHGGYNYQGETERILQGLGFQREDFNKLTETFSGGWRMRIELAKLLLQNNDILLLDEPTNHLDIESILWLEEFLKGYTGAVVIVSHDKMFLDNVTNRTIEISLGKIYDFNKPYTQYLILRNELREQQLASQKNQQKQIEQTEKLIDKFRAKASKATMAQSLIKKLDKIDRIEVDEDDNSVMTLRFPISINPGKVVIEAEGISKNYGDNQVLQNVDLSVDREAKIAFVGQNGQGKSTLAKIIVGEIEHQGKLTLGHNVQIGYFAQNQADYLDGKKTVLDTMIDAANEKNRSRVRDILGSFLFRGDEVEKYVRVLSGGERNRLALAKLLLQPFNVLVMDEPTNHLDIKSKNVLKDALKSFEGTLVLVSHDRDFLQGLTNKIYEFKDHHIKEYLGDIDFFLEQRNLQNLREAEKRTILPSESKAKRSAGEEYEIQKRLKSTKNKLSNVEASISSLEKDIAKIDTELLINYEETIAKPHFFDKYQEKKKKLKKLMEEWEVLQEALESLS, from the coding sequence ATGGTCAATATCCATAATCTTTCTGTTTCCTTTCAAGGGGAATATTTGTTCGAGAAAATCACTTTTCAGCTTAAACCAGGCGATAGAGTTGGTTTGGTTGGTAAAAATGGTGCTGGCAAATCCACATTATTGAAAGTTATTGCTGGCGAACAGGAATACGATTCTGGCCAAATTGCTACGGACAAAGAGGTTTCCATCGGATTCTTAAAGCAGGATATTGATTTTGACAAAGGACGGACGGTTCTTGAGGAATCTTATGAAGCCTTCACCGAAATTAAAAAATTGGAAAAGAAGCTTGAGTACATTAATACCCAGCTTGCTGAACGAACCGATTATGAAAGTGATTCCTACCATCAATTAATGGTGGATTTAAATGACGTTCAGCACCAATATGAGATTCACGGAGGTTATAATTATCAGGGCGAAACGGAACGTATTTTACAGGGATTGGGTTTTCAGCGCGAGGATTTTAATAAGCTTACCGAAACTTTTTCCGGTGGGTGGCGTATGCGTATTGAATTGGCGAAACTCTTACTTCAAAATAATGATATCCTTCTTTTGGATGAGCCTACCAACCACCTGGATATAGAATCTATTCTTTGGTTGGAGGAATTTTTAAAGGGATATACAGGCGCGGTTGTAATTGTTTCGCACGATAAAATGTTTCTGGACAATGTTACTAATAGGACCATTGAAATATCCCTGGGAAAAATTTACGATTTTAATAAGCCTTATACGCAGTACCTCATCCTTCGTAACGAATTGAGGGAGCAGCAATTGGCATCGCAAAAAAATCAGCAAAAACAAATTGAACAAACTGAAAAACTGATAGATAAATTTCGCGCAAAAGCTAGTAAAGCTACGATGGCGCAGTCACTGATTAAAAAATTGGATAAAATCGATCGTATTGAGGTCGATGAGGATGACAATAGTGTAATGACCTTGCGGTTCCCAATTTCCATCAATCCCGGAAAGGTTGTAATTGAAGCAGAAGGTATATCGAAAAACTACGGTGATAATCAGGTTTTACAGAACGTGGATTTGTCTGTGGATAGAGAGGCAAAAATTGCTTTCGTGGGTCAAAACGGGCAGGGAAAATCGACCTTGGCCAAGATAATTGTAGGTGAAATAGAACATCAGGGAAAACTAACTCTCGGCCATAACGTGCAGATAGGATATTTTGCCCAAAACCAAGCAGATTATCTGGATGGAAAGAAAACGGTTTTGGATACAATGATCGATGCGGCAAATGAGAAAAATCGAAGTAGGGTTCGGGATATTTTGGGATCTTTCCTTTTCCGCGGCGATGAGGTTGAAAAATATGTAAGAGTGCTTAGTGGAGGAGAAAGAAACCGACTGGCGCTGGCCAAACTTTTACTTCAGCCATTTAATGTGCTGGTAATGGATGAGCCTACAAACCACCTTGATATTAAATCCAAAAACGTTTTAAAGGATGCCTTAAAAAGTTTTGAGGGCACCTTGGTTCTTGTGTCCCACGATAGGGATTTCCTTCAGGGACTCACCAATAAAATTTACGAATTCAAAGACCACCACATTAAGGAATATCTGGGAGATATCGATTTTTTCTTAGAGCAGCGTAATCTCCAAAACCTTCGCGAAGCTGAAAAAAGAACCATCCTCCCTTCTGAATCTAAAGCAAAAAGAAGCGCGGGAGAAGAATATGAAATTCAGAAAAGACTGAAATCTACCAAAAACAAACTTAGCAATGTTGAAGCTTCCATTTCTTCTTTGGAAAAGGATATTGCCAAGATAGATACTGAATTGCTTATCAATTATGAAGAAACCATCGCCAAGCCACATTTTTTTGACAAATATCAAGAAAAGAAAAAGAAGCTTAAAAAACTGATGGAGGAGTGGGAAGTGCTTCAAGAAGCGTTGGAATCCCTTTCCTAG